The Electrophorus electricus isolate fEleEle1 chromosome 4, fEleEle1.pri, whole genome shotgun sequence region CGCAGTAACAATTACTTAACACGAGGGGACAGTCTTGCTCTGTGCAGCTTTAATCCCGTGCGTGGAAAGAGTCACGCATGGCTCCCGTAAACCGAtaagtgagtgagtgcagtTCCGAGGTCAAAATGGCACACGTTTGGATATATGTCTCCAAAAATGATTCCAGGCAGTAACTGTAGTGTACTAAGACATGCAGAGACATTCAAAACAGTAGTGAAGTACAGTAgcccttcatcagctgggcCTCGGTCCGaaagtttctctggaaactgtgtacatCGCTACGATTTTGAATGTCTTTCTCCCACTATATATGTAACGGAGATGAAAATGACCGTAttgaaatgtatttgaattCAACCAAAATTATAGTATGTGGTTCCAATCATTATTAGCTTTTGTAATAGTTGATTTTTGactccttttttgttttgttttgttttgttttgacttgTGATTGCAATTTCCTGCGAGTTAGTTGCAGACGTGATTTCGCACTTTTGGTACTTGTGGTTACCGTACTATGGCAGCTTTATACAAGCATTGCTACATGTAAGTCATGAGAATACGCACCAGCAACGACTTCACAATTATACATTGAAATAATAAAAGCAGCTTGTAGAGTCAACACATACTGTTTCTTAACGCTAGTAACATGAAACCAGTATGATTATATCGACATAGTGAAGCGttttaaacatacattaaaCCTTTTTCGTCCACGCTACACTAGCGGATACCGCTGACATCTCCAGTCATAGCTAGCAAGTTACACACGTTGTAATTCActgctgtgtgtacatgtttgtccGTTGTAGCGAAACTGTGCAACTGAGAACATACAGTTACTGTCTGTTTGAACGTATATTGcaatcacatttaaatgttagtGTTCCGAGCTAGCTCATGACAGAGAAAAGGGCTCCCTCGCGTTAATGCCGTGCTGCGATAAACTCTGGAATATTGTTTTCATAAGTCCCTAATTAGACAATCTACTATACGATCACACAACATTGTTgttatatttagtttttattttcttattctaGATTAAAGCAGTCTGTTTCAGTAAAAGATTTGTAATTTCCTTTAGAACAGTAAATTATGCGGCGTTACACTGCATGTGTAGTTGTGAGTATGTACTGTTGATTGAGGGAAATGGGGGCAGTTTTATACAGAGTGAAAATAATTTACAACTGAGAATGTACAGTACTGAGTGTTCCTGGCTGTATGCAGAAAATAGTGAGGGGCAacccagagaaagagagttgcCTTAGTGTCCTTACTCTGACACACGCAACAGTccgtcacatacacacaaacacacgcagttTAGTCACTTTCTCCGCTCCAGAACACCTGATTCAGGGGAGTCAGAGCCAGCACAATGTTTGCAACATTGGGTTGATTGGCAATCAAAGGCAGGAGTATTCAGATAGTTAACAGTCCTGCAGTTCTGGGTTCTATGGTGTTCTCACCTTACCTTTCCTTCAGATGTATAAAGTATCTAACCAGTTACAGTAACTGTTTCATTCACTAACTAAAATTCAGGACCAGTAATGAGCTTGAGGTCCATATTCAAGTAGTTCTGTCTCAAGCAAATAAGTGCACAGAAATACTGAATTATCCAAAAGTATTTTAGAATGAATATTTCACATTGTAAGGTGTGAAACATCATAAGGTGGACAGATGGAAATAATATATATCTGTGGGAGTTTAGAGCTTTCAAGTGAGAGTTTCCTTCAGTCCAGTCCTGCTAACTGAGACTGTGTGGTGAAGTTGttacagggagaaagagaatgagtcAATCAGAAGAGAAAACTAAACATCAAAACATGGAGTGAAAAGAGTGACCTAGAGAGCAGGAAACTGGTCATGAATGTTTACATCGCAAGGCTGTGTCTTCTGGTTTgtgcacattttatatatatatatatatatataaatgagaaGATATGAATCATTATATCGTTCACATATATATGTCCCACATaccctctctttgtcttttgtgGTGTATctcacttgtgcacacacaaactcatacacaaaAAATTTAGTGTAgagtttaattattattcagaaaaaaacattagcaaTTAAATAATGGTTTGAGGAAGAATCAAATGTACAGTAATTCGCTAAAGTGTAATCAAACAACCTCTGAGTTTTGCTTCTTTAGTCTCACTGCAGCTGCGTGGCTAAAGGAACCGCTTGCTTAGCATCATGCAGCCTGAAGGCTGAAATCACCACTCACCTCCAGCTGTTCTCAGTACTAACCACTGAAATCACTACACACTCTCCTCCAGCTGTTCTCAGTACTgaccactgaaatcacacactTTACTCCAGCTGTGTTCAGTAGTGACAgctgaaatcacacacactcagctcaagCTAACTCGTGTCGCTCCAGTTACATACATTTGCAGTGTCAGGGCAAAAGCAAAGACATAAAACTTTCTTGTGATTACATCTGAAAGATTATTAAACGTGTTACATTATTACATGTTCCTACCCCTCCAGCTGTACTTAACAGTTTCCACTTTCATCGTTAGCTACATtagattattaaatgttttacattattacCTGTTACACTGTTACTTGTTACAAAGATTTTCCTAATTTCCTGAGCTGGACTGTAAGTGCTTTGCGTTTCTAAATTTGTAAAGACTGAGTTTTTGTACACACAGGCAAATGGTTTGggttgtctcacacacactgtcccagAGTCGTTGTCCTCAATACACACGCTCTTCTCCCTGAGCGTCATTCATAAACCCCAAACATAGGAACCCGTGCAGACAATGACCCTCTCAAAACAGAACAAGATAGCAAATCCTTATTAacctctgtggtgtgtgtgctttatcgTGTTCCAGTAAGACTCCACGCCAGGCTGCTCATCACGTAGGCTTCACATAGCCTGGCAGTAGTGGAAAGGGGTTCTGAGCAGCTTCAGTAGGAGGATCATTATCAGCCTATTCTACTCCATTTTTATCATCTTTCATCATTGTAATTGAGAAGAAATATTTCTCTGTGGCTACATGAAACAATGTAATTGCCCTAGAACTgactaaaatctaaaatatctGAGCCTGGTCAGGGGGATGATGTGTTGAAGCAGAGCTCTCGTTCACTCCTCTCTAAAAGCATCACTGTGTCTTTATACTTCTACAATCGGTGAAACTTTACTCTTCTTCCACCATTGTCCCATTGAGTAAAAATTACAGATGAAAATTTGAAAAAGTAAAGCTTAACAGACTGCCTTAGATGGAATCTGTTGACTGTTACCATGCACTATTAGCAGATTATAATTGATTATATACAATACTAGTTGTGTTAAACTTTATTTCTGAGTGTCTGTTGTGCTACTGATCTTTCATCTTTAATCTACcatttcattcatatattttacacatatatgtattacatattatttGTGTTCATAAGGAATCTGTGTTAAGTATTATGAAAGTTCCTGCTCTGGTTGTATGTGAGAGAGGGCCTTTGTTCCAGTCTTTGTAAGGGAGTACACCCTGGTATGGTAGTTCTGACCTTCACCACACAGGAACAGAGATAACACAAGGATTGGTAGACCCAAAGGAAGCAGCAACCCACCTTTGTAACTggacagaaatgtaaatgaagttcTGCATGTCTCATTTAGTGACCAATTGGTTAGGatttctttgtctctgatgACAATTTAAGGTTCTCTTTAATCTTATGTATGAATAAACACATGCTCCCCTGCCATGAGTGCTAAAATGTCATGAAAATTTTGTGTTTCTTGAGCAAGACTAAAAGAACACCAGTATCTACCACAATGCCCTTATCAGGGTGTGTAAAAGTACATGTTTCCAACTTTggtactgtttgtttttggaggTTTTTAGGTGCTATACATATGTGCTATACATTttctttagtttagtttattaCATAGTCTATAATCTCTTCACCTGAGAGAGATTCCGCCAACATCTACTTGTTATGTTTTGATTCTCTGTACCTTTGACCATTCACTGTTCCAAAGAAAGGATGTGGGATTTAGGTATAGAGATTCAAAACCAACCCATGTGATCAGCCTTCACTAGTCAGATGAGGTGTTCTGAAATGATCTATACAGTCATGGGATACAGCATGGTTGAAGGTCAGTGTCTGTCTTGATGTGTGTCCTCTTCAGAGAGAATCTGTATGGCTTTAGTACATAAATCAGAGCATGCAAGGAGGCCATTTCTTTAACCAGTTGGATTATTGGCACTTGAATCCAACTAAAAATGTGCCAAATTACCAGCCTTTACCAATCTTTGAATCAGCCTTTTCATTTAAGTTAATCTAAAAAGAGTAGATGCTGAGGCTGGATCAGGGGTTGACATGTCATATCTCTGACTCGTTCTTATAGGTGAGTGGATCGAGCAGTATGGTGCTTTGCACATCAAACTCAGTCTGGTTGTCCATGTCCAGCATGCAGACAGTCTCACTGCTGGCCCTTAAGGTCGCTGTGTCCTTGAACATCTGTTGGAAGTCTAAGGTACTGCTGGTCGCAGTCAAAGCTGTCAGGTCTGTGTCCTGCACCGTGAGATTGTCTTCTACATTTTCACTTTCCctctcatcctcatcttcatccccAGAGTAGAGCGCCACCTCGTTCTCATAGCAGAAGGTGCTGGGTGAGTGAGAGGGTTTCAGGTACAGAGTTCTGCAGCTGACGAGCGTCCCGGAGCATGACGAAGATGACGAGCAACAACTCTGATGCAGCTCGCTTAACTCTTTGGCGCTGCAGGCCGGGGTCGCTGGAACTTTGTAGGTCTTGTGGAAGTGAGTGTAGTCCACCTGGTAGCAGTTGTGGTATTCGAAGACGACTGGCTCGAAACGGTGTCCCCAGAGGATCTCGTGGGCCAAGTAGGAGCTGCGGGCCTGCATGGTCATGGCCGTGGCCTCCACCATACCCTCCAGGATCACCACAATCTCAAAGTCATCCGCTTCCAGTTCAGCACGACTTACGGCCCACAGTGGTGAGTCCTGGTCGATCTCGTGGACAATGATGAGGGGTGAGACGAGGAAGAGACGATCGAGGCCCTCATTGTAGCCCACATTCAGGTCCGTTTGCTCCAGTGGAATTAATTCACCCTCTGCGGTCACGTGCGGTCGGATCAGCTGCGCCCGCACATGTGCCTCCACGATGTGGCTCCTGCGCAGGTTCCCCACACGGAACATCAGGCAGAGCTTCCCGTCACGCAGTGCCACCACTGCATTCTCGGAGAACAACAAAGTCTGGTTCCTCTTCTTTGGCCGTGTCATCTTGGCCATGATGGCGCCGATCATGAAGGAGTCAATGATGCACCCTACAATGAACTGTACCAGCACCATTGTTACAGCAATGGGGCACTCCTCAGTGACACAGCGCAAGCCATAGCCAATGGTGGTCTGCGTCTCGATGGAGAACAGGAAAGCCCCAAGGAAGCTATCCACGTGGAGCAGGCATGGTGTCCATGCCTTCTGTTGCTCGCCACTAACCGCTGAGACCTTGTACCGGTCAGGGTCAAAGTCTCCATGTGCCAGGGATATGCAGTAGAAGATCAGTCCAAAGATCAGCCATGATACCAGGAAGGAGACAcagaagagcagcagcaggTAGCGCCAACGGATGTCCACACAGGTGGTGAACATGTCCGACATGTAGCGACGTAGCTTATTGTCCATGTTGGAGAAGACAATGTTACACTGGCCATTCTTCTTCACGAAGCGGCTGCGGAGCTGACCACGCCCCCTGGTGGTCATCTTCCCATTGTAGGTGTTCTTTATGGCCTCACCTACCCTGGTGCCGCCCACTCTGGGCAGGTGTCTGAGTAAGGGCAGGCGTCTGTGTAAGGGCACCCGTCTGGGAGAGGGGAGGCATCTGGGTGAGGACAGGTGTCTGGGTGAGGGCAGGCGTCTAGATGAGGGTATGGGTctgggtgaggggaggggtctGGGTGAGGACAGATGTctgggtgaggggaggggtctGGATGAGGACAGATGTCTGGTTGAGGGGAGGGCTCTGGGTGAGGACAGATGTCTGGGTGAGGGGAGAGGTCTGGGTGAGGGGAGTTGTCTGGGTGAGGGGAGTTGTCTGGGTGAGGGGAGAGGTCTGGGTGAGGGGAGTTGTCTTGGGGAGGGGACGGGTTTGGATGAGGGGAGATGTCTGGGTGAGGGGAGGTGTCTGGGTGAGCCAGGACCATTGCGTAGTGTGAACATGGC contains the following coding sequences:
- the LOC113587912 gene encoding ATP-sensitive inward rectifier potassium channel 12; the protein is MGSNRSSRYSTVPPDVEVLKIAMFTLRNGPGSPRHLPSPRHLLGGTRVGEAIKNTYNGKMTTRGRGQLRSRFVKKNGQCNIVFSNMDNKLRRYMSDMFTTCVDIRWRYLLLLFCVSFLVSWLIFGLIFYCISLAHGDFDPDRYKVSAVSGEQQKAWTPCLLHVDSFLGAFLFSIETQTTIGYGLRCVTEECPIAVTMVLVQFIVGCIIDSFMIGAIMAKMTRPKKRNQTLLFSENAVVALRDGKLCLMFRVGNLRRSHIVEAHVRAQLIRPHVTAEGELIPLEQTDLNVGYNEGLDRLFLVSPLIIVHEIDQDSPLWAVSRAELEADDFEIVVILEGMVEATAMTMQARSSYLAHEILWGHRFEPVVFEYHNCYQVDYTHFHKTYKVPATPACSAKELSELHQSCCSSSSSCSGTLVSCRTLYLKPSHSPSTFCYENEVALYSGDEDEDERESENVEDNLTVQDTDLTALTATSSTLDFQQMFKDTATLRASSETVCMLDMDNQTEFDVQSTILLDPLTYKNESEI